Within the Streptomyces vilmorinianum genome, the region TCGGACCGCAGGACGGGGACGCCTACGACGACGCCCGCGCGGTCTACAACGCGATGATCGACCGTCGGCCCGCCGCGGTCGCGCGCTGCGCGGACGTCACGGACGTCAGAGCGGCGCTGAGGTTCGCCCGCGAGAACGAGCTGGACATCGCCGTACGCGGCGGTGGCCACAGCGGTGGCGGGCTCTGCGTCGCCGACGACGCCCTGACCGTCGATCTCTCACGCATGCGCTGGGTACGGGTCGACCCCGAGGCCCGAACCGCGCAGGTCGGCGGCGGGTCACAGCTCGGGGACCTCGATCACGAGGCGCACGGCTTCGGCCTGGCCACCCCCGCCGGGGTCATGTCGACCACGGGCGTGGGCGGGCTCACGCTCGGCGGCGGGCACGGGTATCTGACCCGCGCCCACGGGCTGACCATCGACAACCTGCTCGCCGCGGACGTGGTGCTCGCCGACGGCTCGCTCGTCACGGCGTCGGCCGACGAGCACCCCGAGCTGTTCTGGGCACTGCGGGGCGGCGGCGGCAACTTCGGGGTGGTCACCTCGTTCACGTACCGACTGCATCCGGTGGACACCGTCGGTCTGGGCGTGACCGTGTGGGACCCCGAGCACATCGGTGACGTCCTGCGCTGGTACCGGGAGTTCCTGCCGTCCGCGCCACCGGAGCTGTACGGCTTCTTCGCGACACTCGTCATCGCCCCCGAGCCGCCGTTCCCCGAGGAGCTGTACGGGCGGAAGATGTGCGGCGTGGTGTGGTGCTACTCCGGCAAGGCGGACGACGTCCGGCTCGCGGAGGTCTTCGCCCCGGTGAACGCGCCGGCGCGGCCGGCCTTCCACTTCGCGACGCCGATCCCGTACCCGGCACAGCAGGCGATGTTCGACCACCTGATCCCGAAGGGTCTGCAGTGGTACTGGCGCGGTGACTTCTTCGACCGAATCGCGGACGAATCGATCGACGTGCACGCGACGTACCTGGAGAACATCCCCACCGAGCTGTCGACGATGCACCTCTACCCGGTCGACGGCGCCGCGCACCAGGCGGGCCCCATGGACACGGCCTGGGCGTACCGGGACGCCGTCTGGTCCGGGGTGATCGGCGGGATCAGCCCCGATCCGGCCGACGCGGAGCGGATCCGCCAGTGGTGCGTGGAGTACTGGGAGGAGCTGCACCCGCACTCGATGGGCGGCGCGTACGTCAACTTCCTCGGCGCGGGCGAGAGCGAGGAGCGGGTCAAGGCCACGTATCGGGGCCACTACGACCGGCTGGCGCTGATCAAGCGCACGTACGACCCCGACAACGTCTTCCACCACACC harbors:
- a CDS encoding FAD-binding oxidoreductase, producing MDVTALDTLRETLRGEVVGPQDGDAYDDARAVYNAMIDRRPAAVARCADVTDVRAALRFARENELDIAVRGGGHSGGGLCVADDALTVDLSRMRWVRVDPEARTAQVGGGSQLGDLDHEAHGFGLATPAGVMSTTGVGGLTLGGGHGYLTRAHGLTIDNLLAADVVLADGSLVTASADEHPELFWALRGGGGNFGVVTSFTYRLHPVDTVGLGVTVWDPEHIGDVLRWYREFLPSAPPELYGFFATLVIAPEPPFPEELYGRKMCGVVWCYSGKADDVRLAEVFAPVNAPARPAFHFATPIPYPAQQAMFDHLIPKGLQWYWRGDFFDRIADESIDVHATYLENIPTELSTMHLYPVDGAAHQAGPMDTAWAYRDAVWSGVIGGISPDPADAERIRQWCVEYWEELHPHSMGGAYVNFLGAGESEERVKATYRGHYDRLALIKRTYDPDNVFHHTQNIAPAPEG